In the genome of Bacillus sp. Marseille-P3661, one region contains:
- a CDS encoding cysteine hydrolase family protein gives MRGGITINTIDVFSGNRCALIVIDVQNDFCDPNGLCSLEGKNIKQIDPMVSNIKKCIESAHSRNIPVIFIRTEHNAIVDSTAWIYRHRKNTSYNPNTTKCKTGTWGADFYEIAPQEQDIVITKNKYSAFAGTNLHMILQSLKRDSLIFTGLETNVCVESTLRDAISYDYHVTLVEDGTSAPSVEEHESAVRNVRTKFGGVLKTDELIKTWNVPQSL, from the coding sequence ATAAGAGGAGGAATTACTATTAACACAATAGATGTTTTTAGTGGAAATAGATGTGCTTTAATTGTTATTGACGTTCAAAATGATTTTTGTGACCCTAATGGATTATGCAGTCTTGAGGGGAAAAATATTAAGCAAATAGATCCTATGGTTTCTAATATAAAAAAATGCATCGAATCCGCACACTCTAGAAATATCCCCGTTATTTTTATACGTACCGAACATAATGCCATTGTTGATTCAACAGCATGGATTTACCGCCATCGTAAAAATACTAGCTACAATCCCAATACTACAAAATGTAAAACAGGCACATGGGGTGCTGATTTTTATGAAATTGCTCCACAGGAACAAGATATAGTCATTACTAAGAATAAATATAGTGCTTTTGCTGGAACGAATCTTCATATGATTCTTCAATCTTTAAAAAGAGATTCATTGATATTTACTGGTCTAGAGACGAATGTATGTGTGGAAAGTACGCTTAGAGATGCGATTAGTTATGATTACCATGTAACATTAGTCGAAGATGGAACCTCTGCCCCTTCTGTTGAAGAACATGAAAGTGCTGTAAGAAATGTAAGAACAAAGTTTGGCGGTGTTCTAAAGACCGATGAACTTATTAAAACATGGAACGTACCGCAGTCACTATAA
- a CDS encoding ATP-binding protein: protein MNNEKVIVESRNDTHLSQLASVGQIAAGIAHEVKNPLTAVKGFLQLLQEDEKNEYIDIAQAELENALTTLNNLLQVSKPDLEDEEYKTFNLAVELESILNLFQDKMYDVTFITEFYNTDTLISGQKNQFKKAFFNLIKNAIESIDGSGSVTITHVSNESEVIVTISDTGVGIPQEKLSMLGTPFYTTKEQGTGMGLTQVFSVIYQHGGKISVDSIENHGTTFTITLPKQNPIQKLGVKNLKLEYEHTFTIKEFLHENRNEFEERLLAEAINVKDKIEEIHNVGNINLLNNAHKLVLFVVEEREHELISLAKQEGVAWAKYSLTLAFKLEWIQAIRRTLWDFLYNFDSYSKTVPDRIEFYSLEKKINERIDQFLTYFFISYTRYRDELLEKQRKLVENLSVPIIPINSDICILPVIGLVDSVRINTIQDKVLNEIENRHIQTLIIDLSGVTPMEQEITNKLLKIIEGISMMGCKTIITGLRAEIVKNIIQSNVAINHHAEFKGTLQVALNDVMSKSQVMG, encoded by the coding sequence ATGAACAATGAAAAAGTAATTGTTGAATCAAGGAATGATACCCATTTAAGTCAACTTGCATCTGTGGGACAAATTGCAGCGGGTATCGCCCATGAAGTTAAAAATCCACTAACAGCTGTAAAAGGATTTCTGCAGTTGCTTCAAGAAGATGAAAAGAATGAATATATTGATATTGCTCAAGCGGAGCTAGAGAATGCGCTGACAACTTTGAATAATTTACTTCAAGTTTCTAAGCCAGATTTGGAAGATGAAGAATATAAAACTTTCAATTTAGCGGTTGAGTTAGAATCTATCTTAAATCTTTTTCAGGATAAAATGTATGATGTAACGTTTATAACGGAATTTTACAATACAGATACATTGATAAGTGGTCAAAAGAATCAATTCAAAAAGGCTTTTTTCAATTTAATTAAAAATGCAATTGAGTCTATTGATGGCAGTGGGAGTGTTACGATTACACATGTTTCAAATGAATCTGAAGTGATCGTGACTATAAGTGATACAGGAGTCGGAATTCCACAAGAAAAGCTATCGATGTTAGGCACCCCATTTTATACAACAAAGGAACAAGGTACAGGAATGGGATTAACACAGGTGTTTTCCGTAATATATCAGCATGGTGGAAAAATAAGTGTAGACAGTATAGAAAATCATGGCACAACGTTTACGATTACATTACCTAAGCAAAATCCTATTCAAAAACTTGGGGTGAAAAATTTGAAATTAGAATATGAACATACATTCACTATAAAAGAATTTCTGCACGAAAATCGTAATGAATTTGAAGAAAGATTGCTAGCTGAGGCGATCAATGTAAAAGATAAAATAGAAGAAATACATAACGTTGGTAATATTAATCTATTAAATAATGCGCATAAACTTGTGCTATTTGTTGTAGAGGAACGAGAGCACGAATTAATTTCATTGGCTAAACAAGAAGGGGTGGCATGGGCGAAGTATTCCTTAACGCTGGCATTTAAACTAGAATGGATACAGGCCATTCGAAGAACTTTATGGGACTTTCTTTATAACTTTGATTCATATAGTAAAACTGTACCGGACCGGATAGAATTTTATTCTTTAGAAAAGAAGATAAATGAGCGGATTGATCAATTTCTGACCTATTTCTTTATTAGTTATACAAGATATCGTGATGAGTTGTTAGAAAAACAACGAAAGTTAGTAGAAAATCTTTCAGTACCAATTATTCCTATCAACAGTGATATTTGTATACTACCTGTTATTGGTTTGGTTGATTCAGTGCGAATAAATACGATTCAAGATAAAGTACTGAATGAAATTGAGAATCGCCATATCCAAACACTTATTATTGATCTTTCTGGGGTTACACCGATGGAACAAGAAATAACAAATAAGCTACTCAAAATAATAGAAGGGATTTCAATGATGGGATGTAAAACAATTATTACAGGCTTGCGCGCAGAAATTGTAAAAAATATTATCCAATCTAACGTAGCCATTAACCATCATGCTGAATTTAAAGGAACATTGCAGGTTGCCTTGAATGATGTAATGTCTAAATCTCAAGTAATGGGGTAA
- a CDS encoding M20 family metallopeptidase — translation MSVTTEELISFIEKDYQGEILDFLQEIIEIESPTTDREAVNQVGDLLKQKLSKLNAKIEVEPSGVEDRGDHIIARWPGEDPTLKPILVIAHMDTVWKKGTLVDMPFRVEGNKIYGPGVFDMKGAVVFAIEAMKIIQDLNKKTRRPITMLFNSDEEINSTTSRPVINREAKKSEYALILEGGVGESVLTARKGIMYFKVTAKGKASHAGMDHEKGINAIEELSHQVLKIQKLTDYQVGTTVSCGVIQGGTRTNVIPAQAVLEVDARVPNNEEVERLKKEIESLKPVLEGAELDIYTLIKRPPLDRTEGVVDLFTKAKGFAKDLGYDLEETSTGAISDGNLTAALGIPTLDGLGPIGDGAHAVYEHIEKDKISKRLALLVKLLEEL, via the coding sequence ATGAGCGTAACAACTGAGGAGCTAATTAGCTTTATTGAAAAAGATTATCAAGGTGAAATATTAGATTTTTTACAGGAGATTATTGAAATAGAATCGCCAACGACTGATCGCGAAGCAGTTAATCAAGTGGGGGATTTACTTAAACAAAAATTAAGTAAGCTTAACGCGAAAATCGAAGTAGAACCTTCTGGGGTTGAAGATCGAGGAGATCATATAATTGCCAGATGGCCGGGTGAAGATCCAACATTAAAGCCTATCCTTGTGATTGCACATATGGACACGGTTTGGAAGAAAGGGACATTAGTTGATATGCCGTTTCGTGTGGAGGGTAATAAAATTTATGGACCTGGTGTTTTCGATATGAAAGGCGCTGTCGTCTTTGCGATTGAGGCAATGAAAATCATTCAAGACCTAAATAAGAAAACAAGGCGTCCAATCACCATGCTGTTTAATTCAGATGAGGAAATAAATAGTACGACATCACGTCCAGTTATTAACCGTGAAGCTAAAAAGTCCGAATATGCATTGATTCTTGAAGGTGGAGTTGGTGAATCTGTATTAACTGCCCGTAAAGGAATCATGTACTTCAAAGTAACTGCAAAAGGAAAAGCATCACATGCTGGTATGGATCATGAAAAAGGCATCAATGCGATCGAAGAGCTTTCACACCAAGTATTAAAGATTCAAAAGCTTACAGATTATCAAGTAGGAACGACTGTGAGTTGTGGTGTAATTCAAGGTGGTACACGTACAAATGTTATACCTGCTCAAGCTGTGTTAGAAGTAGACGCTCGCGTTCCTAACAATGAGGAAGTAGAACGTCTAAAGAAAGAAATTGAGTCACTGAAACCAGTATTAGAAGGCGCAGAATTAGATATTTATACACTCATAAAAAGGCCACCTTTAGATCGAACAGAAGGTGTTGTAGATTTATTTACAAAAGCTAAGGGATTTGCCAAAGACCTAGGTTATGATTTAGAAGAAACATCAACAGGTGCCATAAGTGATGGGAATTTAACTGCTGCATTGGGTATTCCAACCTTAGATGGCTTGGGACCTATAGGTGATGGGGCGCATGCGGTTTATGAACATATTGAAAAAGATAAAATTTCTAAAAGATTGGCGTTATTGGTTAAATTGCTGGAAGAATTATAA
- a CDS encoding thiamine pyrophosphate-dependent enzyme, which produces MKKVMTGAQAIVECIKLEGINHAFCVPGESYLELLDAIYEEDSIELISNRHEGGAAFMAEAYGKASGKPGIAMATRGVGGANLAIGVHTAHQDSTPMVVFLGQVDSKFRGREGFQEVELDQFFQHICKWAVEIRDVERTPELVQRAFRIARTGRPGPVIVSLPADILSQKAEMEFGPVITNPKPKPAENEIIESLQVLKNSEHPLIIAGGGVIASNGEENLQRFAEKYNVPVLASFRRHDVFPNNHELYVGHSGLGTPVEILETIKQADTIVAIGTRFSEVTTQGYSVVSKAQKIIHIDIDFNTIGKVYSPVVGIVADANEALKSLLTAEDDFVNVPEKWKKWAQDRRTVYQTISEIKEEKHHNEVDMKQIIAALQKYAPANTIFTNDAGNFSGWLHNFYQFNYRKTYIGPISGAMGYGVPAAVGIKLARPDCPVISLSGDGGFMMTLQELETAVRYNVPIISIVVNNNMYGTIRMHQEMHHPERVIGTLLGNPDFKKLGESFGVFSASVTNDADFEGVLLEAMKANKPALIEVVCDPNKISFKSTIESIRAKHKQQVVNN; this is translated from the coding sequence ATGAAAAAGGTTATGACAGGGGCACAAGCAATTGTTGAGTGTATTAAATTAGAAGGTATAAATCATGCGTTTTGTGTGCCAGGTGAAAGCTATTTAGAATTATTGGATGCTATTTACGAAGAAGATAGTATCGAATTAATATCAAATAGACATGAAGGCGGAGCAGCTTTCATGGCTGAAGCTTACGGGAAGGCATCTGGTAAACCTGGTATCGCAATGGCCACTCGTGGGGTAGGAGGAGCAAACTTAGCCATCGGGGTTCATACCGCCCATCAAGATTCTACTCCCATGGTCGTCTTTCTAGGTCAAGTTGATAGTAAGTTTAGGGGACGCGAGGGTTTCCAGGAAGTAGAACTTGATCAATTCTTTCAACATATTTGTAAATGGGCTGTTGAAATTAGAGATGTGGAAAGAACACCAGAATTAGTGCAACGTGCGTTTCGGATAGCGAGGACTGGCAGACCTGGTCCGGTAATAGTTTCCTTACCAGCTGATATTTTATCGCAAAAAGCTGAAATGGAATTTGGACCTGTTATTACAAATCCTAAGCCGAAGCCTGCAGAAAATGAGATTATTGAATCTTTACAGGTTTTGAAAAACTCAGAGCACCCATTGATAATCGCAGGCGGAGGAGTTATTGCTTCTAATGGTGAAGAAAATCTTCAGCGTTTTGCAGAAAAATATAATGTGCCGGTACTTGCTTCGTTTAGACGTCATGATGTTTTTCCTAATAATCATGAGCTGTATGTCGGCCACTCAGGTTTAGGAACCCCTGTAGAAATTCTAGAAACAATCAAGCAAGCTGATACGATAGTCGCAATTGGTACTCGTTTTTCTGAGGTTACTACCCAAGGATATTCGGTTGTATCAAAAGCACAAAAGATTATCCACATAGATATTGATTTTAATACAATAGGTAAAGTTTATTCTCCTGTAGTAGGCATCGTTGCAGACGCAAATGAAGCTTTAAAATCATTACTTACAGCGGAAGATGATTTTGTGAATGTACCAGAAAAATGGAAAAAGTGGGCGCAGGACAGGCGAACGGTATATCAAACAATTAGTGAAATTAAAGAAGAAAAACATCATAATGAAGTTGATATGAAACAAATTATTGCAGCCCTTCAAAAATATGCACCAGCTAATACGATTTTTACAAATGATGCTGGAAATTTTTCAGGCTGGTTGCATAATTTTTATCAATTTAATTATAGGAAAACATATATCGGTCCAATCTCTGGAGCGATGGGATATGGTGTTCCTGCAGCAGTAGGCATCAAGCTCGCAAGACCAGATTGCCCTGTTATATCCTTATCTGGCGATGGCGGCTTTATGATGACCCTCCAAGAATTAGAAACAGCTGTACGCTATAATGTCCCAATTATTTCGATTGTCGTTAATAATAACATGTATGGAACAATTAGAATGCATCAAGAAATGCATCATCCTGAGCGAGTAATCGGTACGCTGTTGGGAAATCCTGACTTTAAAAAACTGGGTGAATCATTTGGCGTATTTAGTGCAAGTGTCACAAATGATGCAGATTTTGAAGGTGTGCTGCTTGAAGCGATGAAAGCTAATAAACCAGCATTAATAGAAGTTGTATGTGATCCTAATAAAATATCATTTAAATCAACAATTGAGTCCATACGTGCAAAACATAAACAACAAGTCGTCAATAACTAA
- a CDS encoding RidA family protein has product MFEERIKELGYELPVAATPSFIYVPVVVHNNVAYISGQLPKVDGEVKVTGKVGGNVSIEEAQESARICILQGLSCLKQEIGSLDRVDKFLKVTGFVNSAEGFNQQPKVIDAASELIEKIFGDQGRHARSAVGAAELPRSTPVEIEMSVAIKND; this is encoded by the coding sequence ATGTTTGAAGAAAGAATCAAAGAATTGGGATATGAATTACCTGTAGCTGCTACACCCTCATTTATATATGTACCAGTAGTTGTTCATAACAATGTTGCCTATATTAGTGGTCAACTTCCAAAGGTAGATGGTGAAGTAAAAGTAACGGGAAAGGTTGGAGGAAATGTATCCATTGAAGAAGCACAAGAATCTGCACGAATTTGTATTCTACAAGGGTTGAGTTGTTTGAAACAAGAGATTGGTAGTCTCGACAGAGTTGATAAATTCTTAAAGGTTACTGGGTTTGTTAATTCTGCTGAAGGGTTCAATCAACAACCAAAAGTAATAGATGCAGCTTCAGAACTAATTGAAAAGATTTTTGGTGACCAAGGCAGACATGCGCGTTCTGCAGTAGGTGCAGCTGAATTACCACGAAGTACGCCAGTTGAAATAGAAATGAGCGTAGCAATTAAAAACGACTAA
- a CDS encoding NAD-dependent epimerase/dehydratase family protein produces MNVLIIGGDGFVGSHITREFVKNGHNVTLFGLKLAENLIGDIQDRITFIEGNIMEYESLVQAHINNTTDVMIHLAAYGAGKDGLAKSAQDNPKRAIDVNINGFYNVLEAAKQTGVKRVLWSGSSTVYAPAEWYKEELVDEKSARNPETFYGSTKVMDELMTQFYRNQYNMEVVSVRLPLVYGPGRWYKGAGGAFVDMFENCNSSEEVIVKGGPELVDLMYVKDVSGLFYQLAIAKEQLSDIYNVKSHTTTVEEMVNIVRNYLPEYKLTFDCSTSGATVYPLMDTSRVESEIKFTPKYTVKEACEDYLDTLRRTQNV; encoded by the coding sequence ATGAATGTATTGATTATTGGCGGAGATGGTTTTGTAGGATCTCATATTACTAGAGAATTTGTTAAGAATGGTCATAACGTAACATTATTTGGACTAAAGTTAGCTGAAAATTTAATTGGAGATATTCAGGATCGCATTACATTCATTGAAGGCAATATTATGGAATATGAAAGTTTAGTTCAAGCTCATATTAATAATACAACGGATGTAATGATTCATTTAGCTGCATATGGTGCCGGGAAAGACGGATTAGCAAAATCAGCGCAAGATAACCCTAAAAGGGCAATCGATGTTAACATAAACGGATTTTATAATGTTTTAGAGGCTGCTAAACAAACTGGTGTGAAAAGAGTGCTATGGTCTGGTTCTAGTACGGTGTACGCACCGGCTGAATGGTATAAGGAAGAACTAGTAGATGAAAAGTCTGCAAGAAATCCGGAAACGTTCTATGGTTCTACTAAAGTAATGGATGAATTGATGACTCAGTTTTATCGAAATCAATATAACATGGAAGTTGTATCCGTAAGATTGCCGCTTGTTTATGGGCCTGGCCGTTGGTATAAGGGAGCAGGTGGCGCATTCGTAGATATGTTTGAAAATTGCAATTCAAGTGAGGAAGTAATTGTCAAAGGTGGCCCAGAATTAGTTGATTTAATGTATGTTAAAGATGTCTCAGGATTATTTTATCAGCTTGCGATTGCTAAGGAACAACTAAGCGATATTTATAATGTAAAAAGTCACACGACAACTGTGGAAGAAATGGTAAATATAGTGAGAAATTATTTACCTGAATATAAATTGACATTTGACTGTTCGACGAGCGGAGCTACTGTATATCCATTAATGGATACATCTAGAGTCGAAAGCGAGATTAAATTTACTCCTAAATATACAGTAAAAGAAGCATGTGAGGATTATTTAGATACATTAAGGAGGACTCAAAATGTTTGA
- a CDS encoding ABC transporter ATP-binding protein — MELQIVKDEVANKNANLIEVKNLTKYFPIKGGLLSRTKGWVKSVDHVSFTIKRGESLGVVGESGCGKSTLGRTLLRLLQPTNGEVYYDGKNIYDLSKEDLRKLRRKMQMIFQDPYSSLNPRMKIGNILEEPLRLYNIGTPEERKQRINELMDIVGLDSEYLKRFPHELSGGQRQRIGIARALLLNPEFIVCDEAVSALDVSIQSQIINLLQDLQEKFNLTYFFIAHDLSVVKHISDRIAVMYLGELVELTDKKSLFETPLHPYTESLLSAIPIANPSMQRTRKRIVLKGDVPNPDNPPTGCRFHTRCPYSQEICKKEKPLFKNINEDKHGQPEHFVACHFAAELNLDGVKN, encoded by the coding sequence ATGGAGTTGCAAATAGTTAAGGATGAAGTAGCAAACAAAAACGCAAATCTAATAGAAGTAAAGAATCTGACAAAGTACTTCCCTATTAAAGGCGGTTTATTATCGAGAACAAAAGGATGGGTAAAATCGGTCGATCATGTTTCATTTACGATAAAAAGAGGTGAATCGCTAGGTGTAGTAGGTGAATCAGGTTGTGGAAAAAGTACATTAGGTCGCACGCTTTTACGTCTTTTGCAACCTACTAATGGTGAAGTTTATTACGATGGAAAAAACATATATGACTTAAGTAAGGAAGATCTTCGAAAGTTAAGAAGAAAGATGCAAATGATTTTTCAGGACCCATATTCTTCTTTAAATCCTCGAATGAAAATTGGAAATATATTAGAAGAACCACTTCGACTGTATAACATAGGAACACCGGAAGAACGAAAACAACGGATCAATGAACTGATGGATATTGTTGGACTTGATTCGGAATATTTAAAACGGTTTCCTCATGAATTATCTGGTGGGCAACGACAACGGATTGGAATTGCAAGAGCCTTACTATTAAACCCAGAGTTTATTGTTTGCGATGAAGCAGTATCTGCTTTAGATGTGTCGATTCAATCGCAAATTATCAATCTTTTACAGGATTTGCAGGAAAAGTTTAATTTAACGTACTTTTTTATAGCTCATGATTTAAGTGTTGTTAAGCACATTAGTGATCGGATAGCTGTTATGTACTTAGGTGAACTAGTGGAATTAACTGATAAGAAAAGCCTTTTTGAAACACCACTTCATCCCTATACAGAATCATTACTTTCAGCTATTCCAATTGCTAATCCGAGTATGCAAAGAACACGAAAAAGAATCGTACTTAAGGGGGATGTGCCGAATCCAGATAATCCTCCAACCGGTTGTCGATTCCATACTCGTTGTCCTTATAGTCAAGAAATTTGTAAAAAGGAAAAGCCATTGTTTAAAAACATAAATGAAGATAAACACGGTCAGCCTGAACATTTTGTAGCGTGTCACTTTGCTGCAGAATTGAATCTAGATGGAGTAAAAAACTAG
- a CDS encoding ABC transporter ATP-binding protein gives MANPILEVKNLYTIFHTPKGDVSAIEGVSFNIHEGEILGVIGESGSGKSVTSLSIMRLLKKGKTTVKSESEILFEGKDLLKLPDSEIRKIRGKEISMIFQDPLTSLNPVYTIGKQIREVLRLHRGLNPKEIESEMINILKLVGISSPEKRIHQYPHQLSGGMRQRVMIAMALSCHPKLLIADEPTTALDVTIQAQILELIKELRSKLNLSIMLITHDMGVIADMADKVAVMYSGKIVEAGPVEDIFRDPKHPYTKGLLQSIPRLDLDEKRLNTIGGAIPNPKSRPIGCNYYPRCPHAMEKCKAVEPPVTMFESGRSASCWLHETDNGNGSHNQTTKVGGI, from the coding sequence ATGGCGAATCCTATTCTTGAAGTAAAAAATCTCTATACAATATTTCATACGCCTAAAGGTGATGTATCCGCAATTGAGGGTGTTAGTTTCAATATTCACGAGGGTGAAATTTTAGGTGTAATCGGTGAAAGTGGAAGTGGCAAAAGCGTGACATCTCTATCTATCATGAGATTACTTAAAAAGGGTAAAACAACAGTAAAATCTGAAAGTGAAATCTTATTTGAAGGCAAAGATCTTTTGAAATTACCAGATTCAGAGATTAGAAAAATTCGTGGAAAAGAAATTTCAATGATATTTCAGGATCCGTTAACCTCATTGAATCCTGTTTATACAATTGGAAAACAAATCCGAGAAGTCCTTCGTTTACATAGGGGACTTAACCCAAAAGAAATCGAATCAGAGATGATTAATATTTTAAAATTGGTAGGGATTTCTTCTCCGGAAAAAAGAATACATCAATATCCACATCAATTGTCTGGTGGAATGAGACAACGGGTTATGATTGCAATGGCATTATCTTGTCACCCAAAGCTACTGATAGCAGATGAACCAACAACAGCATTGGATGTAACCATTCAAGCGCAAATTTTAGAACTAATAAAAGAATTGCGCTCCAAATTGAATTTATCGATTATGTTAATCACACATGATATGGGTGTAATTGCTGATATGGCAGATAAAGTTGCTGTCATGTATTCAGGAAAGATTGTTGAAGCGGGGCCAGTTGAGGATATATTTAGAGATCCAAAACATCCTTATACAAAAGGGCTCTTACAGTCAATTCCGCGCTTAGATCTTGATGAAAAACGTTTAAATACAATCGGAGGAGCCATTCCTAATCCGAAATCAAGACCAATAGGATGTAATTATTATCCGAGATGTCCACATGCAATGGAAAAGTGCAAGGCAGTAGAACCTCCTGTAACAATGTTTGAATCAGGAAGAAGTGCAAGTTGTTGGTTACATGAAACTGATAACGGCAATGGCTCACATAATCAAACCACTAAAGTAGGGGGGATTTAA
- a CDS encoding mandelate racemase/muconate lactonizing enzyme family protein, with translation MKITKVEAIPFKIPYGKTLKWATGQADAADHVLIAVHTNEGISGYAEAIPRPTIYGESQLSIVNAIKEWFEPVLLDKNPFSINSIQLEINKFPANNTAKSAIDMALYDIQARKANQPLYRYLGGEPKNIPLTWMVNLDTPEKMVDQVIEKYEQGYKSFKVKGGIDPSKDVELIKNIRSVLGENIFLYIDANQGYSVSTAGKVIRELKEYGVSLIEEPLSQEDYVRNFSKNRFLSASPDVCILGDESVFTAKDVLRELNADTIDLVSLKPARTGVTESKKVMALVQLFGIDALIGTQGETAIGTMQSAHIAVGLNVVNYPAELSFFTIFKESIIKELPEVNNGELILSDSIGSGIEIDEEKLSFYRV, from the coding sequence ATGAAAATTACGAAGGTAGAAGCGATACCGTTTAAGATTCCGTATGGAAAAACATTAAAATGGGCAACTGGCCAAGCAGATGCAGCAGACCATGTCCTAATTGCTGTACATACTAATGAAGGAATTAGTGGATATGCAGAGGCTATACCAAGACCTACTATATATGGTGAATCACAACTATCGATTGTTAATGCAATCAAAGAATGGTTTGAACCAGTCCTTCTGGATAAAAACCCATTTTCTATTAATTCAATTCAATTAGAGATTAATAAATTTCCTGCTAACAATACAGCAAAAAGTGCTATCGATATGGCACTTTATGATATCCAAGCTAGAAAGGCAAATCAACCTTTATATAGATATTTAGGTGGAGAGCCCAAAAACATACCACTTACGTGGATGGTTAATCTGGATACTCCAGAGAAAATGGTAGATCAAGTTATTGAGAAGTATGAGCAGGGCTATAAGAGCTTTAAAGTAAAAGGCGGAATTGATCCTAGTAAAGATGTGGAATTAATCAAAAATATCCGAAGTGTGCTAGGTGAAAACATTTTCTTATATATAGATGCGAATCAAGGTTATTCGGTTTCAACTGCCGGTAAAGTGATTCGAGAATTAAAAGAGTACGGGGTATCCCTTATTGAAGAACCGTTATCGCAAGAGGATTATGTGAGGAATTTTAGTAAAAATCGTTTTCTAAGTGCCTCACCAGATGTTTGTATACTCGGTGATGAAAGTGTCTTCACAGCAAAAGATGTGCTGCGAGAATTGAATGCTGACACAATTGATTTAGTAAGTTTAAAACCTGCTAGAACTGGAGTAACAGAAAGTAAAAAGGTGATGGCGTTAGTTCAATTATTTGGTATAGATGCTCTGATAGGGACTCAAGGAGAAACGGCGATTGGTACGATGCAAAGTGCTCACATTGCAGTTGGATTAAATGTTGTAAACTATCCAGCAGAGTTAAGTTTCTTCACGATTTTTAAGGAGTCTATTATTAAAGAACTACCGGAGGTAAACAATGGTGAATTGATTTTAAGTGATTCTATAGGAAGTGGTATTGAAATTGATGAAGAGAAACTTTCATTTTATCGAGTGTAA